The proteins below are encoded in one region of Micromonospora pisi:
- the mdh gene encoding malate dehydrogenase, which yields MGKKVTVVGAGFYGSTTAQRLAEYDVFDTVVITDIIEGKPEGLALDINQSRPIEGFETKVVGVTTGPNGEGYEAIEGSDVVVITAGLPRKPGMSRMDLLATNAKIVRVVSENVAKYAPNAVVIVVSNPLDEMTAMAQLATQFPKQRVLGQAGMLDTARFTTFVAEELGVPVASVKTLTLGSHGDTMVPVPSRSTVNGKPLREVLPDAKIEELVVRTRNGGAEVVALLKTGSAYYAPSAAAAKMAKAVATDSGEIMPVCAWVDGDYGISGVYLGVEAELGAEGVRRVVTTDLDADELASLKEAAEAVRAKQGDIASL from the coding sequence ATGGGCAAAAAGGTCACCGTCGTCGGCGCCGGCTTCTACGGCTCAACGACCGCGCAGCGCCTGGCTGAGTACGACGTCTTCGACACGGTCGTGATCACCGACATCATCGAAGGCAAGCCCGAGGGGCTCGCGCTGGACATCAACCAGTCGCGGCCGATCGAGGGCTTCGAGACCAAGGTGGTCGGCGTGACCACCGGGCCGAACGGCGAGGGCTACGAGGCCATCGAGGGCTCGGACGTGGTGGTCATCACCGCCGGCCTGCCGCGCAAGCCGGGCATGAGCCGGATGGACCTGCTCGCCACCAACGCCAAGATCGTCCGCGTGGTGTCGGAGAACGTCGCGAAGTACGCCCCGAACGCGGTTGTCATCGTCGTCTCGAACCCGCTCGACGAGATGACCGCGATGGCCCAGCTCGCCACCCAGTTCCCGAAGCAGCGGGTGCTCGGCCAGGCCGGCATGCTGGACACCGCCCGGTTCACCACGTTCGTCGCCGAGGAGCTCGGCGTACCGGTGGCCTCGGTGAAGACCCTCACCCTCGGCTCGCACGGCGACACCATGGTGCCGGTGCCGTCGCGCAGCACGGTGAACGGCAAGCCGCTGCGTGAGGTGCTTCCGGACGCCAAGATCGAGGAGCTGGTGGTCCGGACCCGCAACGGCGGCGCCGAGGTGGTCGCGCTGCTGAAGACCGGATCGGCGTACTACGCCCCGTCCGCCGCCGCCGCCAAGATGGCGAAGGCCGTCGCGACCGACTCCGGCGAGATCATGCCGGTCTGCGCCTGGGTCGACGGCGACTACGGCATCTCCGGCGTCTACCTGGGGGTCGAGGCCGAGCTCGGTGCCGAGGGCGTGCGCCGGGTCGTCACCACCGACCTCGACGCGGACGAGCTGGCCAGCCTCAAGGAGGCGGCCGAGGCGGTCCGCGCCAAGCAGGGCGACATCGCCAGCCTCTGA